The DNA window TTGTCTCTGAGGCCggacctctcctcctctcagctgGTGGTCTCTGATGATGGAGGCCCTCTAGAGAAGTGTGTGTCTAAAATGCTTCCCGACCCGCGCTGTTATAAGCAGCCGGGGTgaatgtgtgttatgtgtcactCAGATGTTAGATTTATTCAGCCGTcgggggaggtggaggttggTGGTGTTTGCACCGCCAGGTGTGTTGGTGGATCATCAGGCTGACCGGGCCTCCGTTAGTGGAGCATGTCTTGTCCCTAAAAGGAGGAGGTATGTGTGCCCGAAAGCACTTGCAGTCTTTGTGGAAAATAATAATGAcgaaggtgtttgtgtgtctgtgtgtgttgtcggtGTACCGCAGGAATCTTTCCCCACAGAAGCAGCACTCTGGACTCAGCGTGTCACATTCCGTGGTCAGCCTCAAAAAGTCCCGGCTACGTCAGGTGACGTGAGGGTTTGGGAATGTTCAGAGCCAAAAGGCAGGTCGACCGGCTGAGCATCAGGTCACGGGACCAGATGTTCAGGTTTTGGCTCATTGAGTTCTAGCCAGCAaggtaacaaaaacaacaatcaaaccaAAGTGGCTTAATTAAAATGAACACGGCAGTGGAAGGGACATTTCCCAGCTTTGcgctgcgacctgaacgcaccacaagCGGGTTCAACACAGTGACCTTAAGGATTCCTGCGGTGACTCAGATCAGTTGTTACTTTTAATAATGTGGAATTGTTGAGGCGTCAGAAGAAGATGCTCTTCTACGGGAAGCAGGGAGGTGCTGATGTTCCTCCAAGTTGCATCTGAGTGGGTTCTGTATATTATTCTGCACCACAAACTCCAATCTGAATATTAAGTTCTTTGGTCCAGAACCACAGACGTTAAGCTTCCTGGTCAACGTTGTTATTCTAGGATGTATCTAGAGGTGTTcagtgtaaaatatatatttaaagtgcATTGATTAATGAGCACTTCATGTTGGAGAATATTATActttacaacataaaaaaacTATCCTAATAACTACAGAGTTTATCAGGCATGAATATGTGAAGAGTGGAGGAGTAATTGAATACTGTTGTAcagatttaaacacattttattaaaagtttaaaaagatcagatccatgttgaaaataaaaactgtataACAAAGCTACTGCATCCAGATGTTCACTTAAACATCAAAAACAGTTTGGGACATTAGTTTATGCAACAATTGTAAACTCAGCGggtataaacatttaaaaatacaaccaTATGAACAAATTAAAACCAGATTAGGTTCAATTTAAAAATCACACAAttcatataaaaacatttaacctGTGTGATCTgttgttgaaaatgtaaaagactgaattcatttattatatttttctatAAAAACATTAACTCCCTCaaatgccgtgtgtgtgtgtgtgtgtgtgtgagtgagagagtgttCAGGCGGTCATCATGGGCCTTGCAGGGTTTATGGTGATGTCACTGAAGGGCGTAGACTGACGGACAGTCACCTGTCGTGCAGACAGCAGCTCTGAGGAAGACACAAGCTTCACAGATTAAAACATCACAATGTACCACTCAATGTTGCTGTTGATCAGATAAGAAAATATTAACTAGAAATGGTGCTAGTTTAACAATATATATCCTAACTGGCAAACTTTCTAAAAGGGGCGAAAAGGGAAGTTACACTGTTTTTTTCCGACCATTAAAGGGACAGTATCCCAAAATATATCTTGTTATATATGCGTAAATATGTCTGAACTACCCTGCTATTGATGGATTTAACATCCTCCTCATCACAAGTCATAGGTCATCGCTGCATATCGGTGGCGAGCAGCAACAAGAAGACGGCAGCTTATGATTTGCTCACCCAGCAGCGTGTGGAGGGTGTGAGCTGCGGTGGTGCGGTCGGCCTCTGGGGGCACCAGAGAGTCAAAGGTGATTTCTGCAGAGCTCTGCAGGCTGGAGCAGATCCACCTGGGAGACGGGCACATAACCAATTACACTGCCTGCACTTGGTTACAATCAGTAACCATGTTGAATAGAGTACCTGAGCATGTCCCTGGCCTCCTGGTCAGTCTGAGCCTCGGGCATCTCAACGTTCTCCTCCTCGATGGGCTCCATTCGAAGAAGGGCCTCTTCTTGTGGagacctaaacacacacacacacacacacacacacacacagacacacatttctttctccatctagctgtccgtctgtccgtccatcTGACACTTACCATTTGCTGACGGGAGTCATCACGTCGCTTATGGACTTGTCCTCTTTGGACATGTCCAGGATCACagctgtgttcacacacacacacacacacaaagacaaaggcaCTCGATGCATGTCAGGCAGCCTTAAGCACACGGTGagctgcaaaaaacaaacatgacctGAAAGACTGATGCAATGTGGCCGAGGGGGAAATCTTACATGAGCTATCAACGGGTTGCAGTCCTGACTCACTGGATATCtgagcgagagacagagagtttATGATGTGATTCCTTCACTCTCAGGCTTTTGCAGGCCAATGTTGGGAGTTTGGTGAGAATGTTTTGCGCTTCTCTCCCTAAACGGGATGTTAACGAcctcccctcctcacctccctcacGCTTgactgcctcctcttcctctctgttctcAGTATTTCTCTGTCCCGCTgtgactcctcttcctccccccacaAACCCCCCGAGTGTCCGTGCAGGGCGGTGAGCGAGGCGCTCTGCTTCCACAGGGACTGCAGGTCGGTGTTGAGGAGCgctgtggagggggagggggggtcaaaggttatgCTCTGTATTTTGTCTTTCCCTTGGCACAGCTGATGTGTAGCGTGTGTGGAATGCCAGGGCGACTCAAGAGCCGCTGAATGCGCTGATACAGCGTTTCAGAGGCGCCACAAGGTCGCTTCaggatggaaaacacacacacacacacacacacacacacacacacagtgtgtccgTCACGTGAGGACGAGCGAGGGAAGGATTGTAAAAGTCAGCAGTGTGAGCTGGACAGCAGCTAGGGGGCAGCGTGGTACTGACATCCACAGGGGGCGGCGAAGAGCTGAGCAGGAGGGGGCCGCTGGGTCAAGGCGTGAACGTCCAGCAGCACCTCGGACTGGGAAGAAGAACAAAATGTTAGCattcatttgcatgttttttgcaTGTTATTACAGTTGTGAGTacacagtgagtgtgtgagagagcacgTGAGAGGCCGAAAGCCAATGACGGCGCCTCAAAGGAAATCAAAGCCATACAGACGAagacagggaggaagaaaggaaaacgAAATCAATGAGCGCTCCCCTCAGAGAGCGGGAGTTTAATTAACCGGCAGCCTGGCGGAAAGAGACTTTGAAGGCAAATCTTTGATCACAGCGCGGCGACGGACCCTCGATGCTCGTCACGATCCTCATGTGTCTGAACAGACCCCCTTGCGTAACGGGGTCACGGGGCCAAGCAGCCATTTATTAAAAGAGGCCGGCACCGGATGGATGAACAcccccctgcctcctcccccACAATCTCTGCTCAGTCACACGAGTAAAGAGCAGCAGGACCACGTGGGACAGGTGAAGCCTTAAGGGAACCGAGGTTCTCTTTACGTGACTGGATCGTAGTTCAGTGTGTTACCAGTCCCAGTGTCTCCGCCAGCCGGTTTTCAATCTGTTCCTTCATGGCTCCTTCAGATATCTGGACCTGAGGGTCGGCGAAGACCAGCTGACGCCGGAGTCCTCCGCCGGGcttccgaggaggaggagccgccgtCTGATGGAAGAGTGACACAGCTTTAGTGTTTGCGGGACAGGATCTATAAAAAGGACTCTTAACAGGTCACACAAACTGCCTcacatttccaaaacaaaactaGCTGCTGTTTATGAGTCACCGTGCGGAATGTAAATTGATGTTGATGCTGGTAAACGCCTCTCCACAGTCATCTGTGACCTACATGTCGTAATGTCAGACAGCAGGTAGATCAAAACGTCTTAACGGGGCGTAGACAGGCACTCAACTTGGATTTAATGGATCTCTAATTTTCTGCTAAGGACAAGATCACACAAAGGAACTAACTGACAGGGCGACGACAAATCATGTTCGGAGGCTTTTATGCTCTGAATAATTCTTCTTCACCTCTTGATTGGGACTTTCTGAGTCTCCCCCTTTCCCAGATTCCCCGCAGGGTGGCGTTGGCATGGCAACATGCCGCAGGGTAATCTCCAGGGCGACGGCCGCCTGAGGACCCTCCGCAGGGTGAGCAGAGTCCTGGTCGAGCAGCCACACACTGTCCCGCCCGGCTGCCGTCACCGTGTCCTTCAGCCTGCgatcgcacgcacacacacacacgcacacacacacacggtcggAGCGAACACACCGACTGCCGATGAGTTACAAACCAAGCGGCCAAAGACTCACTGGTCGAAAGAGGACGTGGCTCCTTCACGTTGCCGTTCGCTCCCGTCTGTCTGCTTCACTTCTGTTACGCACGCACAAGAACACAACACAGTGtcataactactactactacacaaCAGACGTCCACGGATACACAAGGAACTGGATGTGCTTGTTGAATAGAAACTCTTCGTGTGGTCAATGGAGAACGAAAACAAGCGTGCAGCTGACTTAGTAGAGTTGGCGGTTTTGTTAAAGCTAGACAGGCTTTTTCAGGGACTGATGCGCCTCACGGGTCCTGGAGTTTAGAACAAACCCTCCGGAGACTCTGGACTGAACCCCGTAAACCCAAAAGGTACCTCCATCACGCACAAAGGTCAGACGGCCGCACACACCTGTACAGAAATGCTCCGTTTGATCCATCAGCAAGTCGATCTCTCTGGCTGTGGCTTCGGGAAGGTCAACGCCCTCGAAATCCCGCTACCAAccgaggggggggcgaggggggcacGAGAGTCAGAAGAGGAGTGAAGTGACCGATGAAGCGATCGGTACCAGAAACAAATACAAGCAAAGTGGTTCGGTCTAGTTACTGTTAGCAAAGTAAAACAAGGTCAAATACAAAAGCATATATAGGGAAATATCTCAGcttttcaaagtgtgtgtgtgtgtggagggtggggggggggcacatatcTGAGCCACATATCTCTGCGAACAAACAGCGAGAGCAGGCTGATGTGATTAAGTCTGATCCAGTCAAGCCAGAATGGACCTGAGGAGCTTCAGGAGCCACATGATCCGTCCCCGAGTGACAGAATGAGGAGGCCGACAACGCGAAGGAGGTTCAGAGCGACCGGAGGGAAACACAGGAGCAGGTTTGATGGAGCTGGAGCGCCTGACAAGACGTTGATCAAGGAATTTCGGTCAGGTGCCGGGAATTCTCCGCCCACATTCCGCTACACACCATCAACTTCCTGCATCATTTACAGCGCTTTAAAAAAATCTATGGAATTGTTGTATTTGTATGAAACGCTCTTTTTGAGCAGCAAgggaaacacaacaacacaaacatacaaattGGCCGTGTGGTATATAAtctgggcggcacggtggcgtggtggttagcactgttgcctcacagcaagaaggtcctgggttcgattccgcccagtggcctttctgtgtggagtctgcatgttctctgcgtgggttctctccgggttctctggcttcctcccacagtccaaagacatgctctggggatcaggtttattggggactttaaattgcccgtagatgtgtgaatgtgagtgtgaatggttgtatgtctctgtgtagctctgcgattggctggcgaccaatccaggatgtaccctgtctatcgcccgaagttggctgggatggactccaccccccccgcgaccctgtgtgcaggataagcggtttgacaatggatggatggatggtataTAATCTGCATGCGCTGCGGCTGACAGCAAAGAGCGAGCAGCTGACTCGTGACGCTGCCGTGGGGGCGCCGGCCCTCCGGTCCCGTCCCAGCTCGGTGATTCACGGGGACGACTGACACGTTTGCCCCAGAGATTACCTCGGCAGCGGTGATGACAAACTGCTCCTTCTCTTTCAGGGAGATGTCGCCCGGAAGTGACCTGAACCCTGGTTGAAGACAGCAGGAGGGACAGGGAGACATGTGAGGACAGCGGAGGAGAACAGCAATATGCAGATAAAATGAGACAAACTCACAAGTGTCCTAAGAGGAACGTTGAAGTACAGCAACATTTTTGTGGCAAAAACCCATTTATGGAATCTAAGCTAATGAACTGACCCATTTCTAAAACCTTTGGCAATTTATTTGATTATCCCGAAGTGTCCCGAAAACACGACACAAATCAGAACGATCTCACTTCTTCATTAAAGTAGCAATGACCTAGAAAAACACTAATGAACCAAAGATTGTACCAAACGTTGTATTATACGTTGTGTCGTTTCCTGAGAGGCCTTAAACAAAGGACTCTTGTGTTTAGTCTGGAAACAcggaccccgcccccccaaatAGTCAGCCTCTCAAGTGTTACAGAACCCGTCTCACCGCTGACGTCCGGCGTGCCGTGGCGACTGGGCACCAGGGATCGCTGTGAACCCGCCGCTTCAAACCCCGACATCTgctagaaataaatacaaatacacaaagacacaatagtGACGCGGAGCATTTTTTGGATTGTGTGAACTGAGCTCGGCTCTAAATATGCAGCAGTTTACTAAAATCGGTGCAGTTTGCTTTAAATTCCATGACAGCGGCCAATGAATGGCTTCCATTCCCACACGTTTGCGCTGTCTGTGGTATTTcctcaggggaggggggggggggggggattctaaCAAGGAGGCCAAAGTTCAGCAGCGCCTGACTGGATTTACAGCACTTGGGCTGAGCCGTAGGTACCTACTGTGATTTACTGAGACGACACCAGTGGACACTACGGAGACATGTGGTAGCACACGCTGCGCTAGAGGAGGAGTAGAGGAGCTGCACGTGTGTACGTAAAGAATCACTCTCACCAGCTGGTGGTTTATCATGCTACTCTAGAGAAACATTTGGCATATTAGATCAAACCCCCCTGTGCTCATATGTCAGAGCCAACACGTGTGCAGTGCATGTTGCATGTTGTACGGCTGCCGTTACCTGGTGCATTTTATAGGGGCTGGGCAGCTGGTGTGACTCCATGAGGCCGAAGAAGGGGTCCTGAGCTCCCTCGGCCTCGTCCATCATGTGCATGCTGTCAGGCACGTCCAAGGTCAACCTGCGAGAAAGAGTGAGAGAGCAAAACACAATATACACATGGAAAATATTCTAACATCAATCACGTTTTAGTACTGCGGAGCCGATGCAACGCTGTGCTCACTTTAGACCCCAGTGTTGATTTCATGGGAtttataaaatgtgaaaaatattaCTGGATATTTGAAGGGCAGAATGTGCAGAGTCTGCAGGAACCAGAGCTCCTACATGATCAGCTGTTACAAACCACAGCATATAAAACATTTACGAAGCAGTTTGCATGAGAGCCGCTCGATTTGCCCACCACTCACCTAATAGAACACTACCACCTCTCGTCTTTGTTCCCCAAAACAATCCATCTCATAAATATTCCACCAGACGCGTTTGAGCTCTTCTACTCCCCTGAACACCAACAATCTCTGCACAGCTTAAAACCTTCGGCGCCCAAGGATACAAAACAGTCCACTGCGcataatcaaatgtgtgtgtgtgtgtgtgagacctgtCAGACTCGGCCACGTCGATTGATATGCATCTTTTGCAGTGCATCAGGCGGTCAATGGTCTGTTGAACCTCGCCTGGAAAACAGAAACAGGTTAAAGTTGAGTTTTCACCCACATACACACCTCAAGACAAGGTTTAAAACATCTGACATGGCGGATGTAATGAAGGTGACCTTATGACCATTATGCCGTCCCTCTACACacaaagaggaggcagagcATCTTTTCACCACGAGTTTCATTAAAGGTTGTGCATAAAAGCTACTAATGCACGAACTCTAGGTTCATTATAATCTGAGCACTAGTCAGCAGTAAGGAGGAGAAAATAGTGGAAAATTcattataaaagaaaagatgatgaAACTGTGAGAACCGTGCCGTGCTTATGAAATACATCATAACCGTATTTTGTACTTACTTCTGATCTATttcactgaaatgaaaaaattgGGGCTGAATCCACCACAGACTACAGACttggcttctcctcctgcttatCTTCATGCATTGTATTTCCCGCTTtaatcaaccacaacaacagcacGATTGGGGAATCTGTCAGATGCGATATGAATAGGCTGTATTTAAGGACAGCAGAGAGGGTTGAACTGCTCTTTATTTCTAAACCAGAGTCGTCGAGGTTGTTTGCAATTGGGAAACGTGCATTTTGCAGTCGaatgacaacaacaactacaacatTGTTTGGGGTTTTACGCCGAGTCAGCTGAGATTTATCGGCCGGCAGAGAAAACCGgtctgctgtgttttcacattttcaccTGAGCATCCCCGACGGGAAAATACTGTTTCCTGCCGAAATGAAAATGATCCTGCTGACTGACTGCTTTTTTGTACCAGTAAGAAGCTGGAAAATCGTTCCCCTGTCCTTCTAATCCCATTACGGCCCTGAGCGCGCTGTCTTCTGCCGTCTGCCTCGGGCTCAGAACGACACTTCTGTCACAGTAACTGAAGGCACAGTACGTTGATTCCAGGCCTTCCCTTTTTACTTCCTTCACTTGATTCTTCCTGTCCCCCCCTCACCGAGCAGGAAGCCGCACTGCCTGTGGAAGACCACCACCACTCCGTACTGCAGCTGGCACGTCAGGTAGAGGGAGAACCGAGGCCTCGCCTGGTGGGGTTGAGGTGGAGGAACCTGAGCCGTCACGTAGTCCAAAATGTCCCCGCTGAAGTGATAAGCGTTTGACGAGATAAAAAATGCAAAGTTTACAGTGTGTTTCATGTTAAATAAGTCATGCAGGAGTCCTGTAAAAGGAATATCAAGGTTTCAATTTAAAGAGGATGTGACGCAGGAGCATAAAACCATCATAGCGAACTGGACTGCAGATTAAGATCTATTACCGAGTAATACACAATTGGACAGATTGGCCCGGGATTGGTccttaaaatataaaacagaactTACGGTTTATCGTTTGtactaaaatgatttaaataaataaggtCTGTCAGATAAGCTAACGTAGCCACATTTTACCATGTTCGCCTGATGTTGACTTTGAGAAGCTCTCTGCGATCGACCAGGATGCCTCTGGTTGCTGCTAACCTGAATAACAGAACACATATTTGGACATTaatgaaatttaaaataaaataaaaactttgcTGACGGGCATTTGACACATAACGTTAAGCTAGCTCCTAATGAGTTCATaggaagctaacgttagctaacaggCTAAACTCACCAGACTGTTGAAAAGCATCCAGAGTGGCGTTGGAGGACGTTCGGATAGTAAAACATTTTATCTGTCTGAATGGAGCAGATGACGTTACGTTGAAGATGGAGGAAAAAGGTGTAGGGATGAATTTAAGGAAGCgaatggtaaaatattaaaagctCCGGTAAATTGTGGCGCGAATTTTGAGCGCTAAAATCGCCGCGAACCAATCAGGTTCTGCGCTTCATCGGATTTAAAAGTGAACAGCTACGATGCGTTCAATGACCAAAGGGAATTTAGAGAAATACATATTGAGACAGAAATGTAAATAATGGGAGTACAGCATGGGTTTTGGGTGTGTATTTTTATCACAGTGAATGCGTTGGTTACTAAATGGTACCAAGAATTAATCATTGTGCTATTCCCTTAAGTGCACTTAAGTACTCACACAACTAAAGCTAAATGAACAGTTATCAAGGGGACACGCGGTAACAACcttgtgtcatttttgttttgccgTGGCTTCACACTTCTCGTGGGTATAAATATTGATGTATTATTCTAAAATGCACTTCACGCGCTATCGTGTGCCGAAGTACCGCTCTCCATTTTTAACTGCGGGAACCCGAGAGGCACGTGTGACGTCACCCTCCTTGTGGGCGAGCGGCGGACGCTTGGCCGCGCCTCCTCAGTGCGCGAGGAGGCAGGCGGTAGCGTGCACGCGCCGCGAGGGTTGAACCTGACCGAGAGCCGCTTCAGTGAAGAAACCAGAAGAAGACGAAGGGGAGCGCACGTCtacatttatgttttattcCGTCGGAGCGaaccctttttaaaatggcGTACCACAGTCCGTACAGAGGGGCCCCGCAGAACA is part of the Gasterosteus aculeatus chromosome 21, fGasAcu3.hap1.1, whole genome shotgun sequence genome and encodes:
- the rec8b gene encoding REC8 meiotic recombination protein b isoform X2; its protein translation is MFYYPNVLQRHSGCFSTVWLAATRGILVDRRELLKVNIRRTCGDILDYVTAQVPPPQPHQARPRFSLYLTCQLQYGVVVVFHRQCGFLLGEVQQTIDRLMHCKRCISIDVAESDRLTLDVPDSMHMMDEAEGAQDPFFGLMESHQLPSPYKMHQMSGFEAAGSQRSLVPSRHGTPDVSGFRSLPGDISLKEKEQFVITAAERDFEGVDLPEATAREIDLLMDQTEHFCTEVKQTDGSERQREGATSSFDQLKDTVTAAGRDSVWLLDQDSAHPAEGPQAAVALEITLRHVAMPTPPCGESGKGGDSESPNQETAAPPPRKPGGGLRRQLVFADPQVQISEGAMKEQIENRLAETLGLSEVLLDVHALTQRPPPAQLFAAPCGSLLNTDLQSLWKQSASLTALHGHSGGLWGEEEESQRDREILRTERKRRQSSVREISSESGLQPVDSSSVILDMSKEDKSISDVMTPVSKWSPQEEALLRMEPIEEENVEMPEAQTDQEARDMLRWICSSLQSSAEITFDSLVPPEADRTTAAHTLHTLLELLSARQVTVRQSTPFSDITINPARPMMTA
- the rec8b gene encoding REC8 meiotic recombination protein b isoform X1; translation: MFYYPNVLQRHSGCFSTVWLAATRGILVDRRELLKVNIRRTCGDILDYVTAQVPPPQPHQARPRFSLYLTCQLQYGVVVVFHRQCGFLLGEVQQTIDRLMHCKRCISIDVAESDRLTLDVPDSMHMMDEAEGAQDPFFGLMESHQLPSPYKMHQQMSGFEAAGSQRSLVPSRHGTPDVSGFRSLPGDISLKEKEQFVITAAERDFEGVDLPEATAREIDLLMDQTEHFCTEVKQTDGSERQREGATSSFDQLKDTVTAAGRDSVWLLDQDSAHPAEGPQAAVALEITLRHVAMPTPPCGESGKGGDSESPNQETAAPPPRKPGGGLRRQLVFADPQVQISEGAMKEQIENRLAETLGLSEVLLDVHALTQRPPPAQLFAAPCGSLLNTDLQSLWKQSASLTALHGHSGGLWGEEEESQRDREILRTERKRRQSSVREISSESGLQPVDSSSVILDMSKEDKSISDVMTPVSKWSPQEEALLRMEPIEEENVEMPEAQTDQEARDMLRWICSSLQSSAEITFDSLVPPEADRTTAAHTLHTLLELLSARQVTVRQSTPFSDITINPARPMMTA